The proteins below come from a single Thermopolyspora flexuosa genomic window:
- a CDS encoding solute symporter family protein, which yields MNQQALSIILFLIFVAATIGITYWASKNTKTAADFYAGGRSFSGVQNGLAIGGDYMSAASFLGIAGMIALYGYDGFLYSIGFLVAWLVALLLVAELMRNSGKFTMADVLAFRMSPRPVRTAAGVSTITVSIFYLLAQMVGAGALVGLLLGIEGEAAKAGTIVVVGLLMIIYVVFGGMKGTTWVQIVKAVLLMGGAGLITLLVLGKYGFNLSGLMGTAAEQSGKADAFLQPGLRYGTEEQGLAGKLDLISLGLALVLGTAGLPHILIRFYTVPNAKEARKSVNWGIGLIGTFYLFTLVLGFGAAALVGSDAIREQNAAGNTAAPQLAQAVGNMIFGEIGGTVLLAVISAVAFATILAVVAGLTLASSSSFAHDLYAHVFKRGQVTERQEMVVARVAAFVIGIVSIGLGILAQGLNVAFLVALAFAVAASGNLPAILYSLFWKRFNTTGAVSAIYGGLISAVVLVIFSPVGSGKPTSLFPDANFAWFPLENPGIVSIPLGFLCGYLGTILSKEYNAQKFAEIEVRSLTGAGAEKAISH from the coding sequence GTGAACCAGCAGGCCCTGTCCATCATCCTGTTCCTGATCTTCGTCGCCGCAACGATCGGCATCACCTACTGGGCGAGCAAGAACACCAAGACCGCGGCGGACTTCTACGCGGGCGGCCGGTCGTTCAGCGGCGTGCAGAACGGCCTCGCCATCGGCGGTGACTACATGTCGGCCGCCTCGTTCCTCGGCATCGCCGGCATGATCGCCCTCTACGGCTACGACGGCTTCCTCTACTCCATCGGCTTCCTCGTCGCGTGGCTGGTGGCGCTGCTGCTCGTCGCCGAGCTCATGCGTAACTCCGGCAAGTTCACCATGGCGGACGTGCTCGCCTTCCGGATGAGCCCCCGCCCGGTGCGCACCGCCGCCGGCGTCTCCACGATCACGGTCTCGATCTTCTACCTGCTCGCCCAGATGGTCGGCGCGGGCGCCCTGGTGGGCCTGCTGCTCGGCATCGAGGGTGAGGCCGCGAAGGCCGGCACGATCGTGGTGGTCGGCCTGCTGATGATCATCTACGTGGTGTTCGGCGGCATGAAGGGCACCACCTGGGTCCAGATCGTCAAGGCCGTGCTGCTCATGGGCGGCGCGGGCCTGATCACCCTGCTGGTGCTCGGCAAGTACGGCTTCAACCTCTCCGGCCTCATGGGCACCGCCGCCGAGCAGAGCGGCAAGGCCGACGCGTTCCTGCAGCCGGGCCTGCGGTACGGCACGGAGGAGCAGGGTCTCGCGGGCAAGCTCGACCTGATCAGCCTCGGCCTGGCGCTCGTCCTCGGCACCGCCGGTCTGCCGCACATCCTCATCCGCTTCTACACCGTTCCGAACGCCAAGGAAGCCCGCAAGTCGGTGAACTGGGGCATCGGCCTCATCGGCACCTTCTACCTGTTCACCCTCGTGCTCGGCTTCGGCGCCGCCGCCCTGGTGGGCAGCGACGCGATCCGCGAGCAGAACGCGGCCGGCAACACCGCGGCGCCGCAGCTCGCCCAGGCGGTCGGCAACATGATCTTCGGCGAGATCGGCGGCACCGTGCTCCTCGCGGTGATCTCCGCGGTCGCGTTCGCCACCATCCTCGCCGTGGTCGCGGGCCTCACCCTCGCCTCGTCCTCCTCCTTCGCCCACGACCTGTACGCGCACGTGTTCAAGCGCGGCCAGGTCACCGAGCGCCAGGAGATGGTCGTCGCGCGGGTCGCCGCGTTCGTCATCGGCATCGTCTCGATCGGCCTCGGCATCCTCGCCCAGGGCCTGAACGTGGCGTTCCTCGTCGCCCTGGCGTTCGCGGTCGCCGCCTCCGGTAACCTCCCGGCGATCCTCTACAGCCTGTTCTGGAAGCGGTTCAACACCACGGGCGCCGTCTCGGCGATCTACGGCGGTCTCATCTCGGCCGTGGTCCTGGTGATCTTCTCGCCGGTGGGCTCCGGCAAGCCGACCTCGCTCTTCCCGGACGCGAACTTCGCCTGGTTCCCGCTGGAGAACCCGGGCATCGTGTCCATCCCGCTCGGGTTCCTCTGCGGCTACCTCGGCACGATCCTGAGCAAGGAGTACAACGCCCAGAAGTTCGCGGAGATCGAGGTCCGCTCCCTCACCGGCGCGGGCGCCGAGAAGGCGATCTCGCACTGA
- a CDS encoding helix-hairpin-helix domain-containing protein, which yields MSRANDAVAAALQEYAELFALDGGDAFRVRSYQRAAKAIAGHPEEVTPENVRAVPGVGEAIARKVEEFLRRGGFRQLDELRARVPEGVRRLVRVPSLGPKTALVLFHEYGIDSPEALAEAIRAGRLTGRKGFGPKTLANLLAGVEHLLEAGSQVHLGVATGLADRVAAALREAPGAGRVAVAGALRRGAETIAEVELLATAADPAALVAVLRGLPYLAEVAEEEPGTASARAADGPRVRLRVVPEESWGAALLAATGSAAHLARLRALAAERGWTLTGQGLYDGGRPLAAATEEEVYAALGMPWVPPELREDAGEVEAALRGGLPRLVTLEDLRGDLHTHTDLTDGVASLEEMVAAAARRGHAYYAVTDHAPDLVMQRMTLEKALAQRERLRRLQAARPGMRLLHGTELNIGPDGSVDWPAEILAGFDVCVASVHSHFTQSPAEMTRRLIAACENPEVHVIGHPTTRKIGKRPPVEADWDAVFRAAARTGTAMEIDSYPDRADLPSDLVRLARRHGVKFAIDSDAHAVPHLAFQRFGVGIARRAGLTPDDVINCWPPERLLAFLRRPGA from the coding sequence ATGAGCAGGGCGAATGACGCCGTCGCCGCGGCGCTGCAGGAGTACGCGGAGCTGTTCGCGCTCGACGGCGGCGACGCCTTCCGGGTGCGGAGCTACCAGCGGGCGGCGAAGGCGATCGCCGGCCACCCGGAGGAGGTCACCCCGGAGAACGTGCGCGCCGTGCCCGGCGTCGGCGAGGCGATCGCCCGCAAGGTGGAGGAGTTCCTGCGGCGGGGCGGCTTCCGCCAGCTCGACGAGCTGCGCGCACGTGTGCCCGAGGGGGTGCGGCGGCTCGTGCGGGTGCCCTCGCTCGGCCCGAAGACCGCGCTGGTGCTCTTCCACGAGTACGGCATCGACTCGCCCGAGGCGCTCGCCGAGGCGATCCGCGCCGGGCGGCTCACCGGCCGCAAGGGCTTCGGCCCGAAGACGCTGGCGAACCTGCTCGCCGGCGTGGAACACCTGCTCGAGGCGGGCTCGCAGGTGCACCTGGGCGTCGCCACCGGCCTCGCCGACCGGGTGGCCGCGGCGCTGCGCGAGGCCCCGGGCGCCGGACGGGTCGCCGTGGCCGGGGCGCTGCGCCGCGGCGCGGAGACGATCGCCGAGGTCGAGCTGCTCGCCACCGCCGCCGACCCGGCCGCGCTCGTCGCCGTGCTGCGCGGCCTGCCGTACCTCGCCGAGGTCGCCGAGGAGGAGCCGGGCACGGCGTCGGCGCGGGCCGCGGACGGGCCCCGGGTGCGGCTGCGGGTGGTGCCGGAGGAGTCGTGGGGCGCCGCCCTGCTCGCGGCGACCGGGTCGGCCGCGCACCTTGCGCGGCTGCGCGCCCTCGCCGCCGAGCGCGGGTGGACGCTCACCGGCCAGGGCCTGTACGACGGCGGGCGGCCGCTCGCGGCCGCGACCGAGGAGGAGGTGTACGCGGCGCTCGGCATGCCCTGGGTGCCGCCCGAGCTGCGGGAGGACGCCGGGGAGGTCGAGGCGGCGCTGCGCGGCGGGCTCCCCCGCCTGGTGACCCTCGAGGACCTGCGCGGCGACCTGCACACCCACACCGACCTCACCGACGGGGTCGCGTCCCTGGAGGAGATGGTGGCCGCGGCGGCCCGGCGCGGCCACGCCTACTACGCGGTGACCGACCACGCGCCCGACCTGGTGATGCAGCGCATGACCCTGGAGAAGGCGCTGGCCCAGCGGGAACGGCTGCGCCGGCTGCAGGCGGCCCGTCCCGGCATGCGGCTGCTGCACGGCACCGAGCTCAACATCGGGCCGGACGGCTCGGTGGACTGGCCGGCGGAGATCCTCGCCGGCTTCGACGTCTGCGTGGCGTCGGTGCACTCGCATTTCACCCAGTCCCCCGCGGAGATGACCCGGCGGCTCATCGCCGCGTGTGAGAACCCCGAGGTGCACGTCATCGGGCACCCCACGACCCGGAAGATCGGCAAACGCCCGCCGGTCGAGGCCGACTGGGACGCGGTGTTCCGGGCCGCCGCCCGCACCGGGACGGCGATGGAGATCGACTCCTACCCGGACCGCGCCGACCTGCCGTCCGACCTGGTACGGCTGGCGCGGCGGCACGGCGTGAAGTTCGCGATCGACAGCGACGCGCACGCCGTACCGCACCTGGCCTTCCAGCGGTTCGGCGTCGGCATCGCCCGGCGTGCCGGGCTCACCCCGGACGATGTGATCAACTGCTGGCCACCGGAGCGGCTGCTCGCGTTCCTGCGCCGCCCCGGCGCCTGA
- a CDS encoding SpoIIE family protein phosphatase yields the protein MEHQIDTRSGDALFRLAFAQSPFALAVHDKDMICRRISDHMARLFNITPEDLIGRRLTDVLKGPQYDAMERRARQVLATGEAQVLHTFRRVPGETREHAWTVYVTPLKDDDGQVIGVQVGALDFTEQYWTRQRLLLLNEASTSIGTTLDVTRTVRELTDLVVPRFADFAGVDLLDSVLRGDEPGPGAFPSRVPLRRVAHRSIREAVPEAAAELGEIVSYPDYSPPARALAAGVPILTGHDDPDFQRWIAADPMRAARVRDYGFYSVMVVPMRARGVTLGLVIFARLTHPEPFTSDDLFLAEELTSRAAYAVDNARRYSRERATAVALQRSLLPQRLPEQSAVEVATRYLPTGSHAGVGGDWFDVIPLSGARVALVVGDVVGHGLRASATMGRLRTAVRTLADVDLPPDELLTRLDDLVARLSAEGSSADRDEVGVDLGASCVYAVYDPIARTVTLARAGHPVPAVVTPDGKAYFPEVPAGPPLGLGGLPFESTEIQLPEGSLIVLYTDGLIESRTDDIEAGQERLRRVIADADPSPEVTADDVLAALLPDHPTDDVALLIARTRRLDRVATWDIDADPAMVATARKLAVEQVEEWGLGEAACITELVVSELITNAIRHAAPPIRLRLIYDRTLICEVADSSNTAPHLRRARAMDEGGRGLLLVAQLADRWGTRHTPTGKIIWAEQVVPASVPHRVPA from the coding sequence GTGGAGCACCAGATCGACACCCGTTCGGGCGACGCCCTGTTCCGGCTGGCGTTCGCCCAGTCGCCGTTCGCCCTGGCGGTCCATGACAAGGACATGATCTGCCGGCGGATCAGCGACCACATGGCCCGCCTCTTCAACATCACGCCCGAGGACCTCATCGGCCGCAGGCTCACCGACGTGCTCAAGGGGCCCCAGTACGACGCGATGGAGCGGCGGGCCCGCCAGGTGCTCGCCACCGGCGAGGCCCAGGTGCTGCACACCTTCCGCCGGGTGCCGGGGGAGACCCGGGAGCACGCCTGGACCGTCTACGTCACGCCGCTCAAGGACGACGACGGGCAGGTGATCGGGGTCCAGGTCGGCGCGCTCGACTTCACCGAGCAGTACTGGACCCGGCAGCGGCTGCTGCTGCTCAACGAGGCGAGCACGAGCATCGGCACCACCCTCGACGTGACCCGTACCGTCCGCGAGCTGACCGACCTCGTCGTGCCGCGGTTCGCCGACTTCGCCGGCGTGGACCTGCTCGACTCGGTGCTGCGCGGCGACGAGCCCGGCCCCGGGGCGTTCCCCAGCCGGGTGCCGCTGCGCCGGGTCGCCCACCGCTCGATCCGCGAGGCGGTGCCCGAGGCCGCGGCCGAGCTGGGGGAGATCGTCTCGTACCCGGACTACTCCCCGCCGGCCCGCGCGCTCGCCGCCGGGGTGCCGATCCTCACCGGCCACGACGACCCCGACTTCCAGCGCTGGATCGCCGCCGACCCGATGCGGGCCGCCCGGGTGCGCGACTACGGGTTCTACTCGGTGATGGTCGTGCCGATGCGCGCCCGCGGCGTCACCCTCGGCCTGGTGATCTTCGCCCGGCTCACCCACCCCGAGCCGTTCACCAGCGACGACCTGTTCCTCGCCGAGGAGCTCACCTCGCGCGCCGCCTACGCCGTCGACAACGCCCGCCGGTACAGCCGGGAGCGGGCCACCGCCGTGGCGCTGCAGCGCAGCCTGCTGCCGCAGCGGCTGCCCGAGCAGTCGGCGGTGGAGGTCGCCACCCGCTACCTGCCCACGGGCAGCCACGCGGGCGTCGGCGGCGACTGGTTCGACGTCATCCCGCTGTCCGGCGCCCGGGTCGCGCTCGTCGTCGGCGACGTGGTCGGCCACGGCCTGCGCGCCTCGGCCACGATGGGCCGGCTGCGCACCGCCGTACGCACCCTCGCCGACGTCGATCTGCCCCCGGACGAGCTGCTCACCCGGCTCGACGACCTGGTGGCCCGGCTGTCCGCGGAGGGCTCGTCGGCCGACCGCGACGAGGTCGGCGTCGACCTCGGCGCGAGCTGCGTGTACGCGGTGTACGACCCGATCGCCCGCACCGTGACGCTGGCGCGGGCCGGCCACCCGGTGCCCGCGGTGGTCACCCCGGACGGCAAGGCGTACTTCCCGGAGGTGCCCGCCGGGCCGCCGCTCGGCCTGGGCGGCCTGCCGTTCGAGTCGACCGAGATCCAGCTGCCCGAGGGCAGCCTGATCGTCCTCTACACCGACGGGCTCATCGAGTCCCGCACCGACGACATCGAGGCCGGTCAGGAACGGCTGCGCCGGGTGATCGCGGACGCCGACCCCTCGCCGGAGGTCACCGCGGACGACGTGCTCGCCGCGCTGCTGCCGGACCACCCCACCGACGACGTGGCCCTGCTCATCGCCCGCACCCGGCGGCTCGACCGGGTCGCCACCTGGGACATCGACGCCGACCCGGCGATGGTCGCCACCGCCCGCAAGCTCGCGGTCGAGCAGGTCGAGGAGTGGGGGCTGGGCGAGGCCGCCTGCATCACCGAGCTCGTGGTGAGCGAGCTGATCACCAACGCGATCCGGCACGCGGCCCCGCCGATCCGGCTGCGGCTCATCTACGACCGCACGCTGATCTGCGAGGTCGCCGACTCCAGCAACACCGCGCCGCACCTGCGCCGCGCCCGGGCCATGGACGAGGGCGGCCGCGGGCTGCTGCTCGTCGCCCAGCTCGCCGACCGCTGGGGCACCCGGCACACCCCCACCGGGAAGATCATCTGGGCCGAGCAGGTCGTCCCGGCCTCGGTGCCCCACCGGGTCCCCGCCTGA
- a CDS encoding RrF2 family transcriptional regulator → MSEGVEWALHTCVNLAWVGRPVGSARLAAFYGLPPAYLNKRLQNLVRAGILTSVPGPKGGFALARDPASISLLDVVTAIEGPDPAFRCTGILGDSPWGDKTADHPSTCVIAAAMRRAELAWRRELAGQTIADVCATVERRAPGEPERTRRWFG, encoded by the coding sequence ATGAGTGAGGGCGTCGAGTGGGCGCTGCACACGTGTGTGAACCTCGCCTGGGTCGGGCGGCCGGTGGGCTCGGCCCGGCTGGCGGCCTTCTACGGCCTCCCTCCCGCCTACCTGAACAAGCGGCTGCAGAACCTCGTCCGGGCCGGAATCCTCACCTCCGTGCCCGGGCCGAAGGGCGGGTTCGCGCTGGCGCGCGACCCGGCGTCGATCAGCCTGCTCGACGTGGTCACCGCGATCGAGGGACCCGATCCCGCGTTCCGCTGCACCGGCATCCTCGGCGACAGCCCGTGGGGGGACAAGACCGCCGACCACCCGTCCACCTGCGTCATCGCCGCGGCCATGCGCCGGGCGGAGCTCGCCTGGCGCAGGGAGCTGGCCGGGCAGACCATCGCCGACGTCTGCGCCACCGTGGAACGGCGGGCGCCGGGGGAGCCCGAGCGCACGCGCCGCTGGTTCGGCTGA
- a CDS encoding MFS transporter: MLDIQNRTAAGSTARGWSAVCAVALGIFALMTSELLPVGLLTPVAAELAVSEGTAGLMVTTPGLVAAVAAPVLTIVAGRLDRKVMLAGLIGLMALANLACAVAPAFAVVLAARLTVGVSVGGFWAIAGGLAPRLVPERHVGRATAVIFGGVSTASVIGVPAGTLAGQAGGWRLGFALVGLLGLVALGFLLLLVPALPATRTVSFAQVPGVWRTPAVRAGIALTFLLITGHFAAYTYLRPIAHEIAGIRPDVIGLLLLGYGVAGVAGNFVAGGQVARRTRGTLLVIGAALTAVTGLLAVAGAGPATGTAAVVAWGLAYGGVSVSLQTWMLKAAPAAAEAATSLFVAAFNLSIALGALLGGLAVDGYGTAAALWLAAALLLPSTLVVLVTRPDPATRPRAGRRLEPNLREE; the protein is encoded by the coding sequence ATGTTAGATATCCAGAATAGGACCGCAGCCGGATCCACGGCGCGGGGATGGTCCGCCGTCTGCGCCGTCGCGCTGGGCATCTTCGCCCTCATGACCTCCGAGCTGCTCCCCGTCGGCCTGCTCACCCCCGTCGCCGCGGAGCTGGCGGTGTCCGAGGGCACCGCGGGGCTGATGGTGACCACGCCGGGGCTGGTGGCCGCGGTGGCCGCGCCGGTGCTGACCATCGTCGCCGGGCGGCTGGACCGCAAGGTCATGCTCGCAGGGCTGATCGGCCTCATGGCGCTGGCCAACCTCGCCTGCGCCGTCGCGCCCGCCTTCGCCGTCGTCCTCGCCGCCCGGCTCACCGTCGGCGTCAGCGTCGGCGGCTTCTGGGCGATCGCCGGCGGGCTCGCCCCGCGCCTGGTGCCCGAGCGGCACGTCGGCCGCGCCACCGCGGTCATCTTCGGCGGCGTGTCCACCGCCTCGGTCATCGGCGTGCCCGCCGGAACCCTCGCCGGGCAGGCCGGCGGCTGGCGGCTCGGGTTCGCGCTCGTCGGGCTCCTCGGGCTGGTGGCGCTCGGGTTCCTGCTCCTGCTCGTGCCCGCGCTGCCCGCCACGCGGACGGTCTCGTTCGCCCAGGTGCCCGGCGTGTGGCGGACCCCCGCCGTGCGCGCCGGGATCGCGCTCACCTTCCTGCTGATCACCGGGCACTTCGCCGCGTACACCTACCTCCGGCCGATCGCCCACGAGATCGCGGGGATCCGGCCGGACGTGATCGGCCTGCTGCTGCTCGGCTACGGCGTCGCCGGCGTGGCGGGCAACTTCGTCGCGGGCGGCCAGGTGGCCCGCCGTACCCGCGGCACGCTGCTCGTCATCGGCGCGGCGCTCACCGCCGTCACCGGCCTGCTCGCCGTGGCCGGCGCGGGCCCGGCCACGGGGACGGCGGCGGTCGTCGCGTGGGGCCTCGCCTACGGCGGCGTCTCGGTGAGCCTGCAGACGTGGATGCTCAAGGCGGCTCCCGCCGCGGCCGAGGCCGCCACCTCGCTCTTCGTCGCCGCGTTCAACCTGTCGATCGCGCTCGGGGCGCTGCTCGGCGGCCTCGCGGTGGACGGGTACGGCACGGCCGCCGCGCTCTGGCTCGCCGCCGCGCTGCTGCTGCCATCCACCCTCGTCGTCCTGGTCACCCGTCCCGATCCGGCCACCCGCCCGCGCGCGGGCCGCCGGCTCGAACCGAACCTCCGGGAGGAGTAA
- a CDS encoding RidA family protein, whose protein sequence is MSFTITNPPALHDPVPFGYSHLATVTSGRLVLVAGQYASDEHGQVVSPDFAVQVDRSLANLGTALRAAGMDYPDVVQVRTFVVDHGPERLAVIAEAVRRIWGDRPPTQTLIGVAALALPGMLFEIDAVAVRP, encoded by the coding sequence ATGTCCTTCACCATCACGAACCCGCCCGCGCTGCACGACCCGGTCCCGTTCGGCTACAGCCACCTCGCCACGGTGACCTCCGGGCGGCTGGTCCTGGTCGCCGGGCAGTACGCCTCCGACGAGCACGGGCAGGTGGTGTCCCCGGACTTCGCCGTGCAGGTGGACCGGTCCCTGGCGAACCTCGGCACGGCGCTGCGGGCCGCCGGAATGGACTACCCCGACGTCGTGCAGGTCCGGACCTTCGTCGTGGACCACGGTCCGGAGCGGCTCGCCGTGATCGCCGAGGCGGTCCGCCGGATCTGGGGCGACCGGCCGCCCACGCAGACGCTGATCGGCGTGGCGGCGCTGGCCCTGCCCGGCATGCTGTTCGAGATCGACGCCGTCGCGGTCCGCCCGTGA
- a CDS encoding ROK family protein, giving the protein MTTADWVVVGLDNGGTSNNATVVDADGRFLVDRLVETPSHVREGPAVAVDALVRAMHGVLELTGVPIERVRAVGLDTPGPASADGVISARGATNFGHPEWCGFDFRGALEERLGLPVVYNNDGNAAALYAHHVRFGPAAAEHSSVAAIVGTGLGGGVVVGGRVVTGAAGMAGELGHVHIPLRGLLEPDQPVPSCNCGFEGDAESVASLTGIERNLLPYWLTRYPGHELASVEPIAKAARMLRGLGERGDEMALRIFEQQAIAIGRLFTVAAQFMDPDVYFLGGGVVEAAPHFRQWFLDKVREHVVLREEQRAASELLLVHDLDMAGARGAALAALQQVKASDG; this is encoded by the coding sequence ATGACTACTGCGGATTGGGTGGTTGTCGGCCTCGACAACGGCGGGACGAGCAACAACGCCACCGTCGTCGACGCGGACGGGCGGTTCCTGGTGGACCGGCTGGTGGAGACCCCCAGCCACGTCCGCGAGGGGCCCGCGGTGGCCGTGGACGCGCTGGTCCGGGCGATGCACGGCGTGCTCGAGCTCACCGGCGTGCCGATCGAGCGGGTGCGCGCGGTCGGGCTCGACACCCCGGGGCCGGCGAGCGCGGACGGCGTGATCTCCGCGCGCGGCGCGACCAACTTCGGCCACCCGGAGTGGTGCGGCTTCGACTTCCGCGGCGCCCTGGAGGAGCGGCTCGGCCTGCCGGTCGTCTACAACAACGACGGCAACGCCGCCGCGCTCTACGCCCACCACGTGCGGTTCGGCCCGGCCGCGGCGGAGCACTCCTCGGTCGCGGCGATCGTCGGCACCGGCCTCGGCGGCGGCGTCGTGGTCGGCGGCCGGGTGGTCACGGGCGCGGCGGGCATGGCGGGCGAGCTCGGCCACGTGCACATCCCGCTGCGCGGCCTGCTCGAGCCGGACCAGCCGGTGCCGAGCTGCAACTGCGGCTTCGAGGGGGACGCCGAGAGCGTCGCCTCGCTCACCGGGATCGAGCGCAACCTGCTGCCGTACTGGCTGACCCGCTACCCCGGCCACGAGCTCGCCTCGGTCGAGCCGATCGCGAAGGCCGCCCGCATGCTGCGGGGACTCGGCGAGCGGGGCGACGAGATGGCACTGCGGATCTTCGAGCAGCAGGCGATCGCGATCGGCCGCCTGTTCACCGTCGCCGCCCAGTTCATGGACCCGGACGTGTACTTCCTCGGCGGCGGCGTGGTGGAGGCCGCACCGCACTTCCGCCAGTGGTTCCTCGACAAGGTGCGCGAGCACGTCGTGCTGCGCGAGGAGCAGCGGGCCGCCTCGGAGCTGCTGCTCGTGCACGACCTCGACATGGCCGGCGCCCGGGGCGCGGCGCTCGCCGCGCTCCAGCAGGTCAAGGCGTCGGACGGCTGA
- the add gene encoding adenosine deaminase codes for MASGDIARFVAALPKVELHVHLVGSASAATVLELAARHPDGPVPTTAAGLAAFYRYRDFAHFAEVYTAVSSLVRDQEDVASLVLGVARDLAAQNVRHVELTVTPYSQVLVGIPMHAVTEALDVSAREARDRYGIGIAYIFDIAAVQGAEGARATLEHALEHPPERLVGFGLGGDERRRVPHFAAIRDAFRAATAAGLHSVPHAGEMGGPEVIWQALGELRAERIGHGIGCVRDPALVAHLREARIPLEVCPTSNVRTGQVPAIEHHPFPRMLADGLVVTVNSDDPPMFGTTLTDEYLTLARVFGLGPGELAELARNAVRAAFLPAPEKAALLAEIDALVAGPW; via the coding sequence ATGGCGTCCGGGGACATCGCTCGGTTCGTCGCCGCGCTGCCCAAGGTCGAGCTGCACGTGCACCTCGTCGGCTCGGCGTCCGCGGCGACCGTCCTCGAGCTCGCCGCCCGGCACCCGGACGGCCCGGTGCCGACGACCGCCGCCGGGCTTGCCGCGTTCTACCGGTACCGGGACTTCGCCCACTTCGCCGAGGTGTACACGGCGGTGAGCTCGCTCGTCCGCGACCAGGAGGACGTCGCCTCGCTCGTGCTGGGCGTGGCCCGGGACCTCGCGGCCCAGAACGTCCGCCACGTCGAGCTCACCGTCACGCCGTACAGCCAGGTGCTCGTCGGCATCCCGATGCACGCGGTCACCGAGGCGCTCGACGTGTCGGCGCGCGAGGCCCGCGACCGGTACGGCATCGGCATCGCGTACATCTTCGACATCGCGGCGGTGCAGGGCGCGGAGGGCGCCCGGGCCACCCTCGAGCACGCGCTGGAGCACCCGCCCGAGCGCCTGGTCGGCTTCGGGCTCGGCGGCGACGAGCGGCGGCGCGTGCCCCACTTCGCCGCGATCCGCGACGCGTTCCGCGCGGCCACCGCGGCCGGGCTGCACAGCGTGCCGCACGCGGGGGAGATGGGCGGGCCGGAGGTGATCTGGCAGGCGCTCGGCGAGCTGCGCGCCGAGCGCATCGGGCACGGCATCGGCTGCGTGCGCGACCCCGCCCTCGTCGCCCACCTGCGCGAGGCCCGGATCCCGCTGGAGGTGTGCCCCACCTCGAACGTGCGCACCGGCCAGGTGCCCGCGATCGAGCACCACCCGTTCCCCCGGATGCTCGCCGACGGCCTTGTGGTCACCGTCAACAGCGACGACCCGCCGATGTTCGGCACCACGCTCACCGACGAGTACCTCACCCTCGCCCGCGTCTTCGGGCTGGGCCCCGGAGAGCTCGCCGAGCTCGCCCGCAACGCGGTGCGCGCGGCGTTCCTGCCCGCCCCGGAGAAGGCGGCGCTGCTCGCCGAGATCGACGCGCTGGTCGCCGGCCCGTGGTGA
- a CDS encoding cytochrome P450 — MADDTLFLLLEGYGWLPALRRRAPGEVARTRLLGRRAVAICGPDAARFFYEDDGIRRGPAPPHLVRSTHFVRGTGQNLDGITREARRAMFLPVLHGDAAADLVSRAAAAWDEAVPRWGAEPSVVLFDRVAQVLATAAYGWAGLEPPEHETPKVAADLVAMAEGYATLGPRHWRARAARRRRAAALAHLVRRARAGVVAVRRGTAADAVIRHRDRDGALLNPRVAAFELLNVLRATVAVSWWVTFAAHALHRWPSHRGPLGDNDTGYIEAFVHELRRFYPFAPFFGGRAVRDLSFRGEPIPEGTLVLLDVFGQHHDPALWEEPYVFAPERFAGPRPGPYELIAQGGGDPALGHRCVGEAVTVELLKTLVPRLATLDYRVPGQDLSVSPWRIPARVASGFVMTDVRQAVPAPVPETVPDVRRARG; from the coding sequence ATGGCAGACGACACGCTGTTCTTGCTGCTCGAAGGCTACGGCTGGCTGCCGGCGCTGCGCCGCCGGGCGCCGGGCGAGGTCGCCCGCACCCGGCTGCTGGGCCGCCGCGCGGTCGCGATCTGCGGGCCGGACGCCGCCCGCTTCTTCTATGAGGACGACGGCATCCGGCGTGGCCCGGCGCCGCCGCACCTGGTGCGCAGCACGCACTTCGTCCGGGGCACCGGCCAGAACCTCGACGGGATCACCCGCGAGGCGCGCCGGGCGATGTTCCTGCCGGTGCTCCACGGCGACGCAGCGGCCGACCTGGTCTCCCGGGCCGCGGCCGCGTGGGACGAGGCCGTGCCGCGGTGGGGCGCGGAGCCGTCCGTGGTGCTGTTCGACCGGGTCGCCCAGGTGCTGGCCACCGCCGCGTACGGCTGGGCCGGGCTGGAGCCGCCGGAGCACGAGACGCCCAAGGTCGCCGCCGACCTGGTCGCCATGGCCGAGGGGTACGCCACCCTCGGGCCCCGCCACTGGCGGGCGCGCGCGGCCCGGCGGCGCCGCGCGGCCGCGCTGGCCCACCTGGTACGGCGGGCGCGGGCGGGCGTGGTGGCGGTCCGCCGCGGCACCGCCGCCGACGCGGTGATCCGGCACCGGGACCGCGACGGCGCCCTGCTCAACCCCCGCGTGGCCGCGTTCGAGCTGCTCAACGTGCTCCGTGCCACGGTCGCGGTGTCCTGGTGGGTGACCTTCGCCGCGCACGCCCTGCACCGCTGGCCGTCCCATCGGGGGCCGCTCGGCGACAACGACACCGGCTACATCGAGGCGTTCGTCCATGAGCTGCGGCGGTTCTACCCGTTCGCCCCGTTCTTCGGCGGCCGGGCGGTGCGGGACCTGTCGTTCCGCGGCGAGCCGATCCCGGAGGGCACGCTCGTGCTGCTCGACGTGTTCGGCCAGCACCACGACCCGGCCCTGTGGGAGGAGCCGTACGTGTTCGCGCCGGAGCGGTTCGCGGGCCCGCGGCCCGGGCCGTACGAGCTGATCGCCCAGGGCGGCGGGGACCCGGCGCTCGGCCACCGCTGCGTGGGGGAGGCCGTCACCGTCGAGCTGCTGAAGACCCTGGTGCCCCGGCTCGCCACCCTCGACTACCGGGTGCCCGGCCAGGACCTGTCCGTCTCGCCGTGGCGCATCCCGGCCCGGGTGGCGAGCGGCTTCGTGATGACCGACGTCCGCCAGGCGGTGCCCGCGCCGGTCCCGGAGACGGTGCCGGACGTCCGCCGGGCCCGGGGGTGA